DNA from Petropleomorpha daqingensis:
CCGGCCAGCCCAGCACGCCGACCGGGTCGGCCTCGGCGGCCAGCACACCGGCCTGCTCCTGCAGCCAGGAGCTGATCAGCTTGCGGATCGACCCCTCGGCGCCGACCGGGCCGGTGCCGGTCTCGACGAAGGCGCGCACCGTGGTCATCTGGAGCACGCGCTCCTCGACCAGGTAGGACAGCAGCCGGTCGCGCAGCAGCGGGTCGGCCCAGGTGCCGGTGCGGGCGGCCAGCCGGGCCAGCTCCTCGCCCCGGCCGGGGCCGACACCCGGCCGCCCGGACAGGCCGTTGCGCTCCTGCATGAGGGTGCTGATGCCGACGGCCCACCCGTCGTTGAGGTCACCGAGCAGCGCGTCCTCGGGCAGCACGACGTCGTCGAGGAAGACCTCGTTGAACTCGGCGTCGCCGTTCATCTGGCGCAGCGGCCGCGGCGAGACGCCGGGGGTGCGCATGTCGACCAGGAAGTACGAGATGCCCCGGTGCTTGGGCCGGCTGGGGTCGGTGCGCGCCATGAGGATGGCCCAGTCGGCGAAGTGGGCGTAGGAGTTCCACACCTTCTGGCCGTTGACCCGCCAGGTGCCGTCCTCCTGCCGCTCCGCGCGGGCGGCCAGGGCGGCGAGGTCCGAGCCCGCGCCCGGCTCGCTGAACAGCTGGCACCACTGCACCTCGCCGCGGCGGATGCCCGGCAGGTGCCGGCGCTTCTGCTCGTCGGTGCCGTGCAGCAGGATCGTCGGGCCGGCCAGCCCGCGGCCGATGAACGCCGGGCTGTCGAAGTCGGCGGAGTAGCGCAGCAGCACGTCGGAGATCGCGCCGGCCGCGTCGGCGGACAGGCCGAGCCCGCCGTGCTCCCGGGGCCACGAGGGCGTGGCCAGGCCGGAGTCGCCCAGCTGCGCGTACCAGGCGCGCAGCCCGTCGGCGTCGGCGCGCTGCGCGGCGACGGCCTCGCGGTCGCCGTCGAGGACGGCCTTGAGCCAGGCCGGCGGCAGGTTCTCGTGCAGCCACCGCTCGGCGGCCGCGGCCGCCTCCTCCTCGGTGGCGTCCGGGGACAGGTCGAGCGGGGCGGTCATGCCGGCACCTCCGCGAGCTCGGGCAGGACGAGGGGGACCAGGGCGGCGCGGTGCTCGGCGGGCGAGCCGGCCAGGGTCGCGTCGGCGCGCGCCCGCCGCAGGAACAGGTGGGCGTCGTGCTCCCAGGTGAAGCCGGTGCCGCCGTGCAGCTGGATGGTGTCCTTGGCGGTCTGCAGGAAGGACTCGGAGCAGTACGAGCCGGCGACCGCGGCGCCGAGCGCCGCCTCCGGCGAGCCCGGTGGCTGCCAGGCGGCCCAGTAGGCGGCCGAGCGGGACATCTCCAGGCGGACGGCCATGTCGGCCAGCCGGTGCTTGACGCCCTGGAACGCGCCGATCGGCCGGCCGAAGGCGCGGCGGGTGCGGGCGTGCTCGGCGGTGAGGTCGACCAGCGTGCTCATCGCGCCCACCTGCTCGGCGGCCAGCAGGATCGAGGCGGTGCGCCGCACGCGCTCGAGCACCTCGCCCGCACCGCCGTCCTCGCCGACGAGCCGGGCCGGGGTGTCGCTCAGGTGCAGCCGGGCGAGCGGGCGGGTGAGGTCCAGCGGGTCCAGCCGCTGCGCCGTCAGACCGTCGGCGGCGGGCTCGACGGCGTAGAGCGACGGGCCCCGCTCCCCCTGCGCCGCGACCAGCACGAGGTCGGCGTCCGCGCCGTCCAGGACCAGCTCCGCGGTGCCGGTCAGCCGGACGTCGCCTCCGCTCCCCCGGGCGGTCCGGTTCCCCGCGCCCCACCGGCCGTCGGGGCCGGCCACGGCCAGGGTGGCGGTCCGCTCGCCCTCGGCGATCGCCGGCAGGTGCTCGCCGGCCGCGGCGTCGTCGCCCGAGGCGACCAGCGCCTCGGCCGCGAGGGCGGTGGGCAGGAACGGTCCCCCGAGCAGCACCCGGCCCATCTCGTCGAGGACGACGGCGAGCTCCACCAGCGATCCGCCGCTGCCGCCGTGGTCCTCGGGCAGCGCGAGGCCCTGCAGCCCGATCTGCTGGGCCATCGCCGTCCACAGCTGCGGGTCGTGCCGGGTGCCGGCTTCGGCCAGCTCGCGCGCCCGCGCCAGCGGGGCGCGCTGCTGCAGCAGCCGGCGCGTGCTCGCCCGCAGGTCCTGCTGCTCGGGCGTCCAGGTGAACTCCATCGTTCCCCTCCTGCTCGGTGGGATCAGCGGCCGGTGAACAGCGGATCGCGCTTCTCGAGGAAGGCGCGACCGGCCTCGGCGGTGTCCTCGGTGGCGAAGTTGACCTGCTGGGAGCGGGCCTCGTCCTCGAGCGCGCGGTCGAGCGTCGCCTCGAAGGAGTCGTTGAGCATGCGCTTGGACAGCCGCATGGCGACCGGCGGGCCGGCGAGGAGCCGTTCCGCCAGCCGGCCGACGGCGGCATCGAGGTCGCCGGGCTCGACGACCTCGCGGACCAGTCCCCACTCGCGGGCCTGCTCGGCGCCGAGCATGTCCCCGAGCAGCACCAGTTCCTTGGCGCGGTGCAGGCCGACCAGCCGCGGCAGCAGCCAGGAACCCCCGAAGTCCACCGACAGACCCCGCTTGACGAAGATCTCGGAGAACCGGGCGCGGCTGGAGGCGACGACGAAGTCGCAGCCCAGCGCCAGGTTCATCCCGGCCCCCACGGCGACACCGTCGACCCGGGCGATCGTCGGCAGCGGCAGCCGGTGCAGCGCGAGGCAGGCCTCGTTGACCTCGGTCATGTCCACCAGCGGCGGGCGTCGCTCGCCGCCGCCGCTGAGGTCCGCCCCGGCGCAGAACTCCTCGCCGGCGCCGGTCACCACCAGCACGCGGGCGTCGCTCGCGGCCACCTCGGCCAGCGCGGCGCGCAGCGCCCGCCACGCTGCGCGGGTCATCGCGTTCTTCCGCCGCGGGTTGGACAGCGTGATCGTGGCGATCCCGCCGTCCCGGGTCAGCTGGACCGGCTGGTCGGCCTGCACAGCGCCGTTGAGCCGCGACGGGTCCGACACGGCGGTCACAGGTCCGCCACCAGCTTCTTGACGCGCTCGACCGTGCGGACGCGTTCGGCGTGACTGCCCTGGGGGAAGGTCAGCA
Protein-coding regions in this window:
- a CDS encoding enoyl-CoA hydratase/isomerase family protein, whose protein sequence is MTAVSDPSRLNGAVQADQPVQLTRDGGIATITLSNPRRKNAMTRAAWRALRAALAEVAASDARVLVVTGAGEEFCAGADLSGGGERRPPLVDMTEVNEACLALHRLPLPTIARVDGVAVGAGMNLALGCDFVVASSRARFSEIFVKRGLSVDFGGSWLLPRLVGLHRAKELVLLGDMLGAEQAREWGLVREVVEPGDLDAAVGRLAERLLAGPPVAMRLSKRMLNDSFEATLDRALEDEARSQQVNFATEDTAEAGRAFLEKRDPLFTGR
- a CDS encoding acyl-CoA dehydrogenase family protein, translated to MEFTWTPEQQDLRASTRRLLQQRAPLARARELAEAGTRHDPQLWTAMAQQIGLQGLALPEDHGGSGGSLVELAVVLDEMGRVLLGGPFLPTALAAEALVASGDDAAAGEHLPAIAEGERTATLAVAGPDGRWGAGNRTARGSGGDVRLTGTAELVLDGADADLVLVAAQGERGPSLYAVEPAADGLTAQRLDPLDLTRPLARLHLSDTPARLVGEDGGAGEVLERVRRTASILLAAEQVGAMSTLVDLTAEHARTRRAFGRPIGAFQGVKHRLADMAVRLEMSRSAAYWAAWQPPGSPEAALGAAVAGSYCSESFLQTAKDTIQLHGGTGFTWEHDAHLFLRRARADATLAGSPAEHRAALVPLVLPELAEVPA
- a CDS encoding acyl-CoA dehydrogenase family protein, whose amino-acid sequence is MTAPLDLSPDATEEEAAAAAERWLHENLPPAWLKAVLDGDREAVAAQRADADGLRAWYAQLGDSGLATPSWPREHGGLGLSADAAGAISDVLLRYSADFDSPAFIGRGLAGPTILLHGTDEQKRRHLPGIRRGEVQWCQLFSEPGAGSDLAALAARAERQEDGTWRVNGQKVWNSYAHFADWAILMARTDPSRPKHRGISYFLVDMRTPGVSPRPLRQMNGDAEFNEVFLDDVVLPEDALLGDLNDGWAVGISTLMQERNGLSGRPGVGPGRGEELARLAARTGTWADPLLRDRLLSYLVEERVLQMTTVRAFVETGTGPVGAEGSIRKLISSWLQEQAGVLAAEADPVGVLGWPAGSGLPSSAYDFLSMKQTAIAGGTSEIQRNIIAERVLGLPKDPDPEKDVPFNQRSRG